A DNA window from Mycolicibacter hiberniae contains the following coding sequences:
- a CDS encoding phosphatidylethanolamine N-methyltransferase family domain-containing protein: MHWYTGNTVYDTVLTAAFGFAAFVIIGGFFGQSSYGRFSSTKLGFNLNPKFGWWLMEIPATVVFAVAYLSGPARFEPTSLVLAGIWALHYANRGWFFPLAIRQVPGKRSTFNVSVVVMGMLVTSMHGYLNGALFSHNYFGQYGTAWLTDPRFLVGLVIYLCGFALLVNSESIVRNLREKNSAGRPAGAEYRIPFGGGFRFVSSPAYLGEIVAWTGFAILTWALPGVAILLITAGNLIPRALGTHRWYQEKFPDYPADRKALVPFLI; the protein is encoded by the coding sequence ATGCACTGGTACACCGGCAACACGGTCTATGACACCGTCCTGACCGCAGCGTTCGGATTCGCGGCGTTCGTCATCATCGGCGGCTTCTTCGGCCAGAGCTCCTACGGCCGGTTCTCGTCGACCAAGCTGGGGTTCAACCTGAACCCGAAGTTCGGCTGGTGGCTGATGGAGATCCCGGCGACCGTGGTGTTCGCGGTCGCCTACCTCAGCGGGCCGGCCCGCTTCGAGCCGACGTCGCTGGTGCTGGCCGGCATCTGGGCGCTGCACTACGCCAATCGCGGCTGGTTCTTCCCGCTGGCGATCCGCCAGGTCCCCGGCAAACGCAGCACCTTCAACGTCTCGGTGGTGGTGATGGGCATGCTCGTCACCTCCATGCACGGCTACCTCAACGGAGCGCTGTTCAGCCACAACTACTTCGGGCAGTACGGCACCGCGTGGCTGACCGACCCGCGGTTCCTGGTGGGCCTGGTGATCTACCTGTGCGGCTTTGCCCTGCTGGTCAACTCCGAGTCGATCGTGCGCAACCTGCGCGAGAAGAACAGTGCCGGTCGGCCCGCCGGCGCGGAGTACCGGATTCCGTTCGGCGGGGGCTTCCGGTTCGTCAGCAGCCCGGCCTATCTGGGCGAGATCGTCGCCTGGACGGGTTTCGCGATCCTCACCTGGGCGCTGCCGGGCGTCGCGATCCTGCTGATCACCGCCGGCAATCTGATCCCCCGCGCGCTGGGCACGCACCGCTGGTACCAGGAGAAGTTCCCCGACTACCCGGCCGATCGCAAGGCGCTGGTTCCCTTCCTGATCTGA
- a CDS encoding sigma-70 family RNA polymerase sigma factor yields the protein MTASVEDFEALRPHLLAVAYRLTGLFADAEDIVQDAWLRFSAAERDTIADPRAWLTTVVSRLGLDRLRSAARRRESYFGEWLPEPVVTGFDDTDPLSAVVAGEDARFAAMVVLERLTPDQRVAFVLHDGFAVPFAEVAAVLGTTEAAARQLASRARKAVAADPPPEPDPRHAEAVGSLMAALAAGDLAAVVALLHPDVTFTGDANRRAPTVLRVVQGPQKVARLLLGLARRYGPTLITANQLALVNGELGTYTPGAPGVDGLAELMPRVTAMTVRDGRVVAIWDVANPDKFTGSPLRPR from the coding sequence ATGACGGCATCGGTGGAGGACTTCGAGGCGTTGCGGCCGCACCTGCTGGCGGTGGCTTACCGGCTCACCGGCCTGTTCGCCGATGCCGAGGACATCGTCCAAGATGCCTGGCTGCGCTTCAGCGCCGCCGAACGGGACACCATCGCCGATCCGCGGGCCTGGTTGACCACGGTGGTGAGCCGACTGGGTCTGGATCGGCTGCGCTCGGCCGCGCGGCGGCGCGAATCCTATTTCGGCGAGTGGCTGCCCGAGCCGGTGGTGACCGGCTTCGATGACACGGATCCCTTGTCGGCGGTGGTGGCCGGCGAAGACGCGCGGTTTGCCGCGATGGTCGTGCTGGAGCGGCTGACCCCCGATCAGCGGGTGGCCTTCGTGCTGCACGACGGGTTCGCCGTACCGTTCGCGGAGGTGGCTGCGGTGCTGGGCACCACCGAAGCCGCGGCCCGCCAATTGGCGTCGCGGGCCCGCAAGGCCGTGGCGGCCGATCCGCCGCCCGAACCCGATCCGCGCCACGCCGAAGCGGTCGGGTCTTTGATGGCCGCCCTGGCAGCCGGTGACCTGGCGGCCGTGGTGGCGCTGCTGCATCCCGACGTGACGTTCACCGGCGACGCGAATCGCCGGGCGCCGACCGTCCTGCGGGTGGTCCAGGGGCCGCAGAAGGTGGCGCGGTTGCTGCTTGGCCTGGCGCGCCGCTACGGCCCCACCCTGATCACCGCGAACCAGCTGGCGCTGGTCAACGGCGAGCTCGGCACCTACACCCCCGGAGCGCCCGGTGTCGACGGGCTGGCGGAGCTGATGCCGCGGGTCACCGCCATGACGGTGCGCGACGGGCGGGTGGTGGCCATCTGGGATGTCGCCAACCCCGACAAGTTCACCGGATCGCCGTTGCGGCCACGGTGA